In Granulicella mallensis MP5ACTX8, the sequence TAGCAGACGCTAAGCAGGAAGCGTTAGCTTGTCTTTCCACCGAGCGCAGTCGAATTCTCAGGATGACTCATGCTGAAGCAATCCAGGCACTTGTTAAATTTCGCAAATTAGACGCCAGAGAGAAATTGATTAAGTCATTTTCAGACAATGGCTTAATGGAGATAGCATGAGCGTAACGTATAACACCATACTTGAGGGTGACTCGGTTTCTCTTTTAAAGGGAGTACATGATTCCAGTATCGATCTGATTTTGAGTGACATACCTTACGGGATTGGGGCCGATGACTGGGATGTGTTACATGACAATACTAATTCTGCCTATCTAGGCTCTAGTCCTGCGCAGGACAAGGCTGGGGCGATTTTTAAGAAGAGGGGAAAACCTCTGAATGGATGGTCGGAGGCAGATCGTGCAATCCCGAAACAATACTACGACTGGTGTCTGACATGGGCTCCTGATTGGTTGAGGGTTTTGAAACCGGGTGGGTCAGCGATTGTCTTTGCTGGAAGGCGTCTCTCACATCGCTGCGTTGCGGCTATGGAAGATTCCGGCTTTACATATAAAGACATGCTTGGTTGGCTTCGAGATCGTGCAGCTCACCGCGCACAGCGCTTGAGTGTAGTGTTTGAGCGTCGCGGGGACTTTGATAACCGAGACAAGTGGGAGGGGTGGAAGGTTGGGAATCTAAGACCTACTTTCGAGCCCATTCTGTGGTTTGTTAAGCCGTATCCTATCGGCAAGACCATTGCTGATAACGTGCTTAACCATGGCCTCGGTGCGTTCAACGAGCGAGCCTTGCTCAGATACCAAAGTCAGCCTAATAACGTGATTGTCTGCGGTATGGAATCAGGTGAAGGTGGACTACATCCGACGCAAAAGCCTGTGCGACTAATGCGAGCCTTAATAGAGCTAACCACGATAGAAGGCCAACTAGTTCTCGACCCATTTTGCGGGAGCGGCTCTACATTGGTTGCAGCACAAGCGAGTAATCGTCAATTTCTGGGTTTTGAGCAGGACGCCCATTTTTGCGAGATCGCGCGCGAAAGACTCGACGACGTTCCTTTATTCAGAGATGCGATAGCGTAATCGTAATATTGCTGCTATTACGAAAGGGCGCGAGCTTTAGCTCGCGCCCTTCTTGAAGCAGATTCCCTGCGGGAATGACAGAAAGAAAAACAAAGACGATTACTGCAGCAATGCCCCATTCTCTGTAGGGCTCTTCGGGTCTTCCGGTGGGATGACCATCGCTGCTGCTACCTTGTCGTCGGTGTCGAGGTCCAGGAGCTTGACGCCCATGGTGGCTCGTCCTGCGGCGCGGACGCTCTTGGTGTCGATGCGGATGATCTTGCCGAACTGGCTGATCACCATCATCTCCGTCGTGTCGTCCACCAGTTGAATGCTGGCGACCTTGCCGATTTTGGGCGTGGACTTCATGTTGATGACGCCCTTGCCGCCGCGGGATTGCAGGCGGTAAGAGTCGACGTCTGTACGCTTGCCGTAGCCGTTGTCCGAGACCGAAAGGATCAGGCAGGGCGTCAGGCCGAGCTTCTCGTCGAGCTGCTGCAGCTTGGCCGCTGCGGCCTCCGAGATCACCGGAGCACCCAGTTCGCCGGGTTCGGCGAGCTCCAGGGGCTGGGCTGCGGCGCTCTCGCCGGCTTCGTCGAGAACAGCTTCCACCTGGGCAGTGAGCCCGGTTTTGGCGGCCAGTTCGAGACGCTGCTTGTTGCGGGCCTCGTTCGAGGGCGTAACCGCCGCGCCGATCACGTAGTCGTTCTTCTTGAGCGTGATGCCGCGATTGCCGAAGGCCGGACGGCCCATCGGGCGCAGGTCCTGCTCGTTGAAGCGGATCGCCATGCCGTCGTGCGTCGCCAGGAAGATGACCTGCTCGCCGTCCGTGATGCGGGCGGTGATGAGCTCGTCTTCCTTGTCGATGCCGATGGCGATGATGCCGCGCGCCATGACGTTCGAGAAGTCCTTGAGCGCCGTCTTCTTCACCGTGCCGTTGCGCGTGGCGAAGAGCACGTACTTGCCCTCCTCCGCCAGGTCCTTGACCGGCAGAATCGTCACAACCTTCTCGCCCGGCTGCAGGTCGACCAGCGAGGCCATCGCCTTACCCTTGCCGGCGGCGCCGATGTCGGGAATCTCGTAGACCTTGAGCCAGTAGACGCGGCCCGAGTTCGTGAAGCAGAGCAGGTAGGCGTGCGTGGAGTCGATGATGAGCTGCGCGACAAAGTCTTCCTCGCGCGTCTTCATGCCCAGACGTCCCGTTCCGCCACGGCGCTGCTGGCGGTAGGTGGAGATAGGCGTGCGCTTCAGGTAGCCGGTGTTCGAGACCGTCACTGCCACCTGCTCATCGGCGATCAGGTCTTCGAGCGTGAGCTCGGTCGACTCGTCGAGGATGGTGGTGCGGCGGGCATCGCCGTACTTGTCGCGGATATCTTCGAGTTCCTTGATGATGACGCGACGGAGCTTCTTTTCCGACGCGAGAATCGATTCGTACTCGGAGATATTGTCGCGAACCGCGCGCAGCTCGTTCAGCAGTTCGTCGATCGAGAGCTGCGTGAGTCTGTAGAGCTGCAGTTCCAGGATTGCGTCGATCTGGCGGTAGCTGAGAATCAGTGTTCCAGCCGTATTGTTCGAAAGCTGTGCCGAGACCGAGCCGCCGGTCAGGTCGATGGCGTACTTTGCCGGATCGAGCGTGACGCCCTGCAGTTCGGTGCCGCGCAGGTTGATGCGGCGGTTCGAGAAGTAGCTGAACAGGTTCTCGCGGGCATCGGCGCGGCTGGAAGACTGCCGGATGATGCGGATGACCTGGTCGAGATGGTCGAGCGCGATCTGGTAGCCGAGCAGCACGTGCTCGCGCTCGCGGGCCTTGTTCAACAGGAACGCGGTGCGGCGGCGGACGACGTCGATGCGGTGCTCGATGAAGGCCCAGATGGCCTCGTTGAGCGGCAGCTCCTTCGGCTGGCCGTTGTGCACGGCCAGGAAGATCATGCTGAAGCTCTCCTGCATGGAGGTGTGCTTGTAGAGCTGGTTGAGCACGATCTCCTGCTGCGCGCCGCGCTTGAGCTCGATGACGATACGCATACCGTCGCGATCGCTCTCATCGCGCACGTCGGAGATGTCGTCGACGATCTTCTCAGTGACCAGCTCGGCGATGCGCTTGATCAGGTTCGACTTGTTGACCTGGTACGGGATCTCGGTGCAGATGATGGCCTGACGGCCGCCGGTGATCTGTTCCATGCCGCACTTGGCGCGCATCATGAAGCGGCCACGGCCGGTCTTGTAGGTCTGGACGAGGTTGCCGCGACCGTAGAGGAAGCCGCCGGTCGGGAAGTCCGGACCCTTGACGTGCTCGAGCACGATCTCGAGGTCGCTGCGGGTTTCGCCCTTCTCCTTCTGCAGGAGGGCGATGGTCGCGTTGAGGACCTCGGTGAGGTTGTGCGGCGGGATGTTGGTCGCCATGCCGACGGCGATACCGGTGCTCCCGTTGACGATCAGGTTCGGGATGCGCGCGGGCAGAACGGTCGGCTCGGAGGTCGATTCGTCGTAGTTTGGGGTGAAGTCGACGGTATCGGAGTCGATGTCGGCGAGCATTTCACCCGCCAGGCGGGTCATGCGCGACTCGGTGTAACGCATCGCGGCGGGTGGATCGCCGTCGACGGAGCCGAAGTTGCCCTGGCCGTCGATCAGAGGGTAGCGCAGCGAGAAGGGCTGGGCCAGGCGGACCATGGTGTCGTAGATGGCGGAGTCGCCGTGGGGGTGGTAGTTACCCATCACGTGTCCGACGACCTTGGCCGACTTGGTGTACTTCTTGTTGAACTGGAGACCCATCTCCTGCATTCCATAGAGGATGCGGCGATGAACTGGTTTAAGCCCGTCGCGGACGTCAGGCAAGGCGCGCCCGATGATGACCGACATCGAGTAGTCGAGATACGACCGGCGCATCTCCTCCTCGATGTTGATGGAGTTCATGAACAGCGCACCGGGTCCGGTGGGCGTGGTGGGA encodes:
- a CDS encoding DNA-methyltransferase, with product MSVTYNTILEGDSVSLLKGVHDSSIDLILSDIPYGIGADDWDVLHDNTNSAYLGSSPAQDKAGAIFKKRGKPLNGWSEADRAIPKQYYDWCLTWAPDWLRVLKPGGSAIVFAGRRLSHRCVAAMEDSGFTYKDMLGWLRDRAAHRAQRLSVVFERRGDFDNRDKWEGWKVGNLRPTFEPILWFVKPYPIGKTIADNVLNHGLGAFNERALLRYQSQPNNVIVCGMESGEGGLHPTQKPVRLMRALIELTTIEGQLVLDPFCGSGSTLVAAQASNRQFLGFEQDAHFCEIARERLDDVPLFRDAIA
- the gyrA gene encoding DNA gyrase subunit A; this translates as MPDDQNPQLPLGPDQTPPSPQDANSNNPPPAGGAGGDGPTTPTGPGALFMNSINIEEEMRRSYLDYSMSVIIGRALPDVRDGLKPVHRRILYGMQEMGLQFNKKYTKSAKVVGHVMGNYHPHGDSAIYDTMVRLAQPFSLRYPLIDGQGNFGSVDGDPPAAMRYTESRMTRLAGEMLADIDSDTVDFTPNYDESTSEPTVLPARIPNLIVNGSTGIAVGMATNIPPHNLTEVLNATIALLQKEKGETRSDLEIVLEHVKGPDFPTGGFLYGRGNLVQTYKTGRGRFMMRAKCGMEQITGGRQAIICTEIPYQVNKSNLIKRIAELVTEKIVDDISDVRDESDRDGMRIVIELKRGAQQEIVLNQLYKHTSMQESFSMIFLAVHNGQPKELPLNEAIWAFIEHRIDVVRRRTAFLLNKAREREHVLLGYQIALDHLDQVIRIIRQSSSRADARENLFSYFSNRRINLRGTELQGVTLDPAKYAIDLTGGSVSAQLSNNTAGTLILSYRQIDAILELQLYRLTQLSIDELLNELRAVRDNISEYESILASEKKLRRVIIKELEDIRDKYGDARRTTILDESTELTLEDLIADEQVAVTVSNTGYLKRTPISTYRQQRRGGTGRLGMKTREEDFVAQLIIDSTHAYLLCFTNSGRVYWLKVYEIPDIGAAGKGKAMASLVDLQPGEKVVTILPVKDLAEEGKYVLFATRNGTVKKTALKDFSNVMARGIIAIGIDKEDELITARITDGEQVIFLATHDGMAIRFNEQDLRPMGRPAFGNRGITLKKNDYVIGAAVTPSNEARNKQRLELAAKTGLTAQVEAVLDEAGESAAAQPLELAEPGELGAPVISEAAAAKLQQLDEKLGLTPCLILSVSDNGYGKRTDVDSYRLQSRGGKGVINMKSTPKIGKVASIQLVDDTTEMMVISQFGKIIRIDTKSVRAAGRATMGVKLLDLDTDDKVAAAMVIPPEDPKSPTENGALLQ